The following proteins are co-located in the Armatimonadota bacterium genome:
- the lpxD gene encoding UDP-3-O-(3-hydroxymyristoyl)glucosamine N-acyltransferase — MDDRAMEWTLAQIAEIIGGELNGPPDLKVARLVPVHQAFPEGISFAEDDSFLEKAIQNGIGAILIKPDMDARGIPSIKVGSPRLAFAKLLAISQRPVPFEIGIHPQATVHPSANVSPTASIGAGARVGANSSVGAGCILYPNSVIGDNCHLGESVILHPGVVLVQDVTIGDRTIIHANSVIGADGFGYYHDGTRRVKIPQVGGVRIGADVEIGACTCVDRAMCGDTIIGDGTKLDNLVQIAHNDVVGSHTVIAGHTSLAGSVTVGDHVTIGGQAAIKEQVKITDRVAMGGRTGVMQDIDQPGEYFGTPAVPVREELRRMAALRQLPDLLKRVKDLERELEKLKQP; from the coding sequence ATGGATGACCGTGCAATGGAGTGGACGCTAGCACAGATCGCCGAGATCATCGGCGGAGAATTGAATGGACCGCCTGACCTCAAGGTTGCGCGCCTTGTCCCCGTGCATCAGGCGTTTCCAGAAGGAATTTCATTCGCAGAAGACGATAGCTTTCTAGAAAAGGCGATCCAAAACGGGATTGGCGCGATCCTCATCAAGCCTGATATGGATGCACGTGGCATCCCTTCCATAAAGGTCGGTTCGCCTCGCCTAGCATTCGCAAAACTCCTCGCGATCTCTCAGCGGCCAGTTCCATTCGAAATCGGAATTCATCCCCAAGCAACCGTTCACCCCTCGGCAAACGTCAGTCCGACTGCCAGCATCGGCGCAGGTGCCAGAGTCGGCGCAAATTCAAGCGTGGGCGCAGGCTGCATTCTGTACCCAAATTCGGTCATCGGCGACAATTGCCACTTGGGCGAATCTGTGATTCTCCACCCAGGGGTCGTCCTGGTCCAAGATGTCACGATCGGAGATCGCACGATCATTCACGCCAATTCAGTAATCGGCGCCGACGGATTTGGCTACTATCATGATGGCACTAGGCGGGTCAAAATCCCGCAGGTCGGCGGTGTACGAATTGGAGCAGATGTCGAAATCGGCGCTTGCACCTGTGTGGACCGCGCGATGTGCGGAGACACGATCATCGGAGATGGCACCAAACTCGATAACTTGGTCCAAATCGCCCACAACGATGTGGTGGGGAGCCATACCGTCATTGCTGGTCACACTTCACTAGCCGGATCTGTAACCGTGGGGGACCATGTCACTATCGGCGGTCAGGCGGCGATCAAAGAACAAGTCAAGATCACAGACCGCGTCGCAATGGGCGGTCGAACTGGCGTGATGCAAGACATCGATCAGCCAGGAGAGTATTTCGGTACTCCTGCAGTTCCGGTCCGCGAAGAACTTCGTCGTATGGCCGCGCTTCGCCAACTGCCGGATTTGCTCAAGCGCGTCAAGGACCTCGAGCGTGAACTGGAGAAGCTCAAACAGCCATGA
- a CDS encoding UDP-3-O-acyl-N-acetylglucosamine deacetylase, translating to MKPREFERLSPRVEIELEGPGLHTGASCSVLIAPGKNGIRFSDGERWFKASPENVTDTRRSTMLGTISTIEHLMSAFAGLGVTDADVLVKGGELPAADGCSQPYTRALLEVGMTYQGVLVATPPFSRVYDKTEDHSIAVAVGNGHWRYDYINGTEWPRLQSFEIELSPESYMREVAPARTFGLEEELPIIRQAGLARGLDENSALVIGTSGYLNASRFDDEPARHKLLDLIGDLYLSGFPILGLDVIGEKSGHRAHVGAAAKLVQHCKVELLS from the coding sequence ATGAAGCCACGGGAGTTTGAGCGGCTTTCGCCACGGGTGGAAATTGAACTTGAAGGACCCGGGCTCCACACCGGTGCGAGTTGCAGCGTGCTCATCGCTCCAGGCAAGAACGGAATTCGGTTTTCGGATGGTGAGCGGTGGTTTAAGGCATCACCAGAGAACGTGACTGACACCCGAAGGAGTACGATGCTCGGCACGATCTCCACGATCGAGCACCTGATGAGCGCCTTTGCAGGGTTGGGGGTCACCGACGCCGATGTGTTGGTGAAAGGCGGTGAGTTGCCAGCCGCTGATGGATGCTCACAGCCCTATACACGTGCATTACTTGAAGTCGGAATGACCTACCAAGGCGTCCTTGTGGCTACTCCACCTTTTTCGCGCGTGTACGACAAGACTGAAGATCACAGCATTGCCGTCGCGGTCGGCAATGGCCACTGGCGGTACGACTACATCAACGGCACGGAATGGCCCAGACTCCAGAGCTTCGAAATCGAACTGAGCCCCGAATCCTACATGCGTGAAGTCGCGCCCGCTCGAACCTTTGGCCTCGAAGAAGAATTGCCCATCATCCGGCAAGCAGGTTTGGCACGTGGACTCGATGAGAACTCCGCCCTCGTGATCGGGACTTCGGGCTATCTCAATGCAAGCCGCTTTGACGATGAACCTGCACGCCACAAATTACTAGATCTGATCGGCGATCTGTACCTCTCTGGGTTTCCGATTCTCGGGCTAGATGTTATCGGCGAGAAGAGTGGACACCGTGCGCATGTCGGAGCAGCGGCAAAGCTCGTCCAGCATTGTAAAGTCGAGCTGTTGAGCTAG
- a CDS encoding nitroreductase family protein: MISGLVAAAQSASTSSNLQLWSIVSVQDAARRKKIAEFCSDQDQVHHAPWFFAFIADHHRIRQASWQVDGTAESLDYTEFALMAYIDVALAAERFVCAAESAGLGVCYIGAMRNHPSEIRALLGLPEGTFSPFGLCLGYPDLDRLPSVKPRLSQKVVWFKESYDPEAGIGDYDQRMEPFYARRGLGTSWRTHSSKRISSPNLEGRETLKEFLISIGFGVR; the protein is encoded by the coding sequence CTGATCTCCGGATTAGTTGCTGCTGCGCAATCGGCATCGACAAGCAGCAATTTACAGCTTTGGTCGATTGTCTCCGTACAAGATGCCGCGCGGCGCAAGAAGATCGCCGAATTTTGTTCAGACCAGGATCAGGTGCATCACGCGCCATGGTTTTTTGCCTTTATTGCAGACCATCATCGAATCCGCCAAGCCTCATGGCAAGTCGATGGAACAGCCGAATCACTGGACTACACAGAATTTGCGCTGATGGCGTACATCGATGTCGCATTGGCGGCAGAACGGTTTGTCTGCGCGGCTGAATCGGCCGGATTGGGCGTTTGTTATATCGGCGCAATGCGGAACCATCCGTCGGAAATTAGGGCGTTGCTGGGACTCCCAGAAGGAACATTTTCCCCATTTGGCCTCTGCCTGGGATATCCCGATCTAGACCGATTGCCAAGCGTCAAGCCTCGACTGAGCCAAAAAGTGGTCTGGTTCAAGGAAAGCTATGATCCAGAAGCTGGGATCGGGGACTATGACCAGCGAATGGAGCCTTTTTATGCCAGGCGCGGACTCGGAACCAGCTGGCGCACTCACTCTTCAAAGCGGATCAGTAGTCCAAATCTGGAAGGACGAGAAACCCTAAAGGAATTTCTGATTTCGATCGGATTTGGCGTCCGCTAG
- a CDS encoding AMIN domain-containing protein: MAAASVAAAQGVLTGVDVRKTEAGVEVFVRGEGLAQPTLTRANKGTVFISSYRGVLKAPAQTVKLNHGGVTNVQWVQFTTKPPVCRVVLRLRPTDKPVLSQTDDGWKITVDPANTVNNPIANPNSNSRSSVTPVSNGNNLPSIDEGPVANNPGKVVKGGSVVTPVNPFLNTITGATDKTVILEFDNADVNQVLKALAIQAGLNIVTAPGVKGEVTIKLDRVSVDEALSVITAVSGLRYGRVGKTIVVATPDRIGEILSAISKSDPSLDIATETRVIPIYSKQAKQVKNLAYRQVNQVTKTGRYEIILPSENVPNPIPGLQGAPTDGATKGEETKPADTKSAASSEAKPEDYVMVVGQRARLDEVERIVREIDNQLCDALGIEVPTSTAIVQKTYAVKGVNALSLVNALGAKEGKVGDVQVRATPAESNSPQMVVLVGREHEVNRLVEALEELDGTGLATDKFTVYEISYTEPRSLRDEIVSLVPGVRASIAPGTVGTPRLYNNRGASVSVGNTVNSPQVKENGGGSGSTTNEDKGGPKGTDGFNGGLGQPFNKMEPNAQPMRLILRGSDEQISNAMKVLKQLDIPPKMVALEVRIMELSKDDANNIGLDWSIFTGGAVKFIKLSNTYDNPKNSVGVNINDKNFQGDVIGTLDRVANDSNLIARPNMIAPDGRESELFIGDAIRYVESITSSTNGPSVQIGTVRVGINLAVLPRISDDGTVTLDMRPVVSFLRGFNKVSVQGFAAELPQTSERITQQTITMKSGETFAISGLIQDQDTKQMSGVPILMDLPLVGQLFRRTTTTKVRRELVIFVSAKSLTGPLTSAMDERATPERPKP, encoded by the coding sequence TTGGCTGCAGCTTCTGTTGCTGCAGCTCAAGGCGTTTTAACCGGAGTTGATGTTCGAAAGACGGAAGCGGGTGTTGAAGTATTTGTTCGAGGAGAAGGACTGGCCCAGCCAACCTTGACCCGCGCAAACAAAGGCACCGTTTTCATCTCGTCCTATCGCGGCGTATTGAAGGCACCGGCTCAGACCGTCAAGCTTAATCATGGCGGTGTGACCAATGTGCAGTGGGTGCAGTTCACCACCAAGCCACCGGTATGCCGAGTCGTACTTCGATTACGCCCTACCGACAAGCCTGTTCTGTCTCAAACCGATGATGGTTGGAAGATCACCGTGGACCCCGCAAACACGGTCAACAATCCGATCGCCAATCCAAATTCGAATTCCCGATCTTCAGTAACTCCGGTTTCGAACGGCAACAATCTGCCGTCCATCGACGAAGGTCCTGTCGCCAACAACCCTGGCAAAGTGGTCAAAGGTGGCTCGGTTGTCACGCCGGTCAATCCATTCCTGAACACAATCACCGGAGCGACCGATAAGACCGTCATTCTCGAATTCGATAATGCGGACGTCAATCAAGTGCTCAAGGCGCTCGCAATCCAGGCTGGTTTGAACATTGTCACCGCGCCTGGAGTAAAGGGTGAAGTCACGATCAAGCTCGACCGCGTTTCAGTGGATGAGGCTTTGAGCGTGATCACTGCAGTTTCTGGACTGCGCTATGGACGCGTCGGAAAGACCATCGTGGTCGCGACTCCAGATCGCATCGGCGAGATTTTGAGCGCGATTAGCAAGAGCGATCCTTCGCTCGACATCGCCACGGAAACTCGCGTCATTCCGATTTATAGCAAGCAGGCCAAGCAGGTCAAGAATCTGGCTTATCGCCAGGTCAACCAAGTCACGAAGACCGGACGATATGAGATCATCCTTCCGTCCGAGAATGTCCCGAATCCTATCCCAGGATTGCAAGGCGCGCCAACTGATGGTGCAACAAAGGGTGAAGAGACGAAACCAGCAGATACAAAATCGGCTGCTTCGTCTGAAGCTAAGCCCGAAGACTACGTGATGGTGGTTGGTCAGCGCGCACGACTCGATGAAGTCGAACGAATTGTGCGAGAGATCGACAACCAACTTTGCGATGCACTCGGGATTGAAGTCCCAACTAGCACGGCCATCGTTCAGAAGACTTACGCAGTAAAGGGCGTTAATGCGCTTTCATTGGTGAACGCTCTCGGAGCAAAAGAAGGAAAGGTAGGCGACGTTCAAGTGCGCGCAACTCCTGCTGAGAGCAACAGCCCTCAAATGGTTGTTCTCGTTGGTCGCGAGCATGAAGTCAATCGCTTGGTGGAAGCCCTCGAAGAACTCGATGGCACCGGCCTCGCTACAGACAAGTTCACCGTTTACGAAATCAGCTACACCGAGCCTCGATCACTGCGCGATGAAATCGTCAGCCTCGTACCAGGTGTACGAGCCAGCATCGCTCCGGGCACGGTCGGTACTCCACGGCTCTACAATAATCGCGGAGCCAGTGTATCAGTCGGTAATACCGTCAATTCGCCTCAAGTCAAGGAGAATGGCGGCGGCTCTGGATCAACGACGAACGAAGACAAGGGCGGTCCAAAGGGAACTGACGGTTTCAATGGTGGCTTAGGTCAGCCATTCAATAAAATGGAGCCGAATGCCCAGCCAATGCGATTGATTTTGCGCGGTAGCGATGAGCAGATCAGCAACGCAATGAAGGTGCTGAAGCAACTCGATATTCCGCCGAAAATGGTGGCGCTCGAGGTGCGCATTATGGAACTCAGCAAGGACGATGCGAACAACATCGGACTCGACTGGAGCATCTTTACTGGCGGCGCGGTGAAGTTCATTAAGTTGAGCAACACCTACGATAATCCAAAGAACTCGGTTGGTGTGAACATCAACGACAAGAACTTCCAAGGTGACGTCATTGGAACATTGGACCGAGTTGCCAACGATTCGAATCTGATCGCGCGGCCAAACATGATCGCGCCGGATGGCCGAGAATCAGAACTGTTTATCGGTGACGCGATTCGATATGTCGAGTCGATCACGTCGAGCACAAATGGTCCTTCGGTTCAAATCGGAACGGTCCGCGTTGGAATCAACTTGGCGGTTCTGCCGCGGATTTCTGACGACGGAACGGTCACTCTGGACATGCGACCTGTGGTCAGCTTCCTGCGCGGATTTAACAAGGTCAGCGTTCAGGGATTTGCTGCAGAACTGCCGCAAACCAGCGAACGCATCACCCAGCAAACAATCACCATGAAGAGTGGTGAGACATTTGCTATCAGCGGATTGATCCAAGATCAAGACACAAAGCAAATGAGCGGCGTGCCGATTCTGATGGACCTTCCACTGGTGGGGCAACTCTTCCGAAGAACAACGACAACCAAGGTTCGCCGAGAGCTGGTGATCTTTGTTTCTGCGAAATCGTTGACCGGGCCGCTCACTTCCGCAATGGATGAGCGAGCTACACCAGAAAGGCCAAAGCCATGA
- the pilO gene encoding type 4a pilus biogenesis protein PilO codes for MNIKRVNTKLYVAMSALTFVLASGASYLQFGTMNDQVAKIKELKAQVDRQDDLRTELDQITLKVSESREKLDHLEQGVPPRAYMPTLMTELETLGKQNGIVVTGVRPLPNKFPTPPPKTDEEGGKSAPVAKTYEEQYVEVKGTGYYLRVLAFLTELEKFPKIVAVTSVTLKPIKDGSQTGAAVDSSLEITIEIKAFLFPETQQGSSKPVTFGGNQHEGV; via the coding sequence ATGAACATCAAACGCGTAAACACAAAGCTATATGTCGCGATGAGCGCACTCACGTTCGTCTTGGCGTCCGGTGCATCGTACTTGCAGTTCGGAACTATGAACGACCAAGTCGCAAAGATCAAGGAGCTTAAGGCGCAAGTCGATCGCCAAGATGATCTTCGCACCGAGTTGGACCAGATCACACTCAAGGTTTCGGAATCGCGAGAAAAGCTGGATCACTTGGAGCAAGGTGTCCCGCCACGTGCCTATATGCCGACTCTGATGACCGAATTGGAAACCCTTGGTAAGCAGAATGGCATCGTTGTGACTGGTGTTCGACCGCTGCCAAACAAGTTCCCAACTCCGCCGCCAAAAACGGATGAAGAAGGTGGGAAATCGGCTCCTGTCGCTAAGACTTACGAAGAACAGTATGTCGAAGTCAAGGGAACCGGATACTACTTGCGTGTCTTGGCATTCCTTACCGAACTCGAGAAGTTTCCGAAGATTGTTGCTGTGACCTCGGTCACGTTGAAGCCGATCAAGGACGGTAGCCAGACTGGCGCGGCTGTGGATTCCTCGTTGGAAATCACGATTGAAATCAAAGCATTCCTCTTCCCTGAAACTCAGCAGGGATCAAGCAAACCTGTGACATTTGGAGGCAATCAACATGAAGGCGTCTAA
- a CDS encoding PilN domain-containing protein yields the protein MPKINLIQEQRNLVSNELKKRRVLLTTFMSTFLVGGGIYSGLFLQTESLLGQRADYQSKVDKMKPLVDAIEANEQQFAVLSPRLTTLEDAGITTQRWARVLDHISRSVPEGIWLISMRCNQPSEQDPVTVEVQGFGPTQELVSELILRLQGTKDLENVMLKYTQGDVAAENKSIRFEVAAQIAGSAKLPPITEKKEGDTKENGA from the coding sequence ATGCCAAAAATCAACTTAATTCAAGAACAACGGAACCTGGTCAGCAATGAGCTGAAGAAGCGACGCGTTTTGCTCACAACATTTATGAGCACATTCTTGGTTGGCGGGGGCATCTACAGTGGCCTCTTTTTGCAGACCGAATCGCTTTTGGGCCAAAGAGCTGATTATCAGTCCAAGGTTGACAAGATGAAGCCGTTGGTGGACGCCATCGAGGCGAACGAGCAACAGTTTGCTGTGCTCTCGCCGCGATTGACCACCTTGGAAGATGCGGGAATCACTACCCAGCGATGGGCACGAGTTCTCGATCACATTTCAAGATCGGTCCCAGAGGGTATCTGGCTGATCTCGATGCGTTGCAACCAGCCTTCGGAGCAAGATCCGGTGACCGTCGAGGTTCAAGGATTTGGCCCGACTCAAGAACTCGTTTCAGAACTGATTCTTCGTTTACAAGGAACTAAGGACCTTGAGAACGTGATGCTCAAGTACACCCAGGGCGACGTCGCTGCTGAAAACAAGAGCATTCGATTCGAAGTGGCTGCACAGATCGCAGGATCGGCCAAGTTGCCTCCGATCACCGAAAAGAAGGAAGGCGACACTAAGGAGAATGGCGCATGA
- the pilM gene encoding type IV pilus assembly protein PilM has protein sequence MFGKKSFVGLDFGHHTIKVVQAERTPGGFKVVKAGWAPTPKDCIRDGIVTNVEAIAAVTKSVLRHAGVTCKDAIISVQGSTVVVRSVRMPKMSEAILRKSIRFEAGRYIPTSVEDSFVEFEILGDVDETQMEVLIVAAPRDVVESRVKVCEELGMEVQVVDVSPFSSYRSLIEADYSRAWGDETFALIDLGAGGNNVSIISKSIFVMTRTISQGNGSEFTEALRTFFDLSEEDAETGKSLLNVAELLDSKPTDNPPLRVLHPRLEELVREIRRSINYYESQQVDGQQPMPVTSIVLTGGGAKLQGIDRYLSEKLGLPVTNLGIFSSPHFANCTPHEFGAGLDLSVAGGLAIRPLMPAA, from the coding sequence ATGTTTGGAAAAAAGAGTTTTGTTGGCCTAGACTTTGGACATCACACCATCAAGGTGGTCCAAGCGGAGCGGACCCCTGGCGGATTCAAAGTCGTCAAAGCAGGCTGGGCACCAACCCCCAAGGACTGCATTCGGGACGGCATCGTCACCAATGTCGAGGCGATTGCGGCAGTGACCAAATCGGTTTTGCGCCATGCGGGAGTCACTTGCAAGGACGCGATCATCAGCGTGCAAGGCAGTACCGTCGTCGTGCGGTCTGTCCGAATGCCGAAGATGTCCGAGGCAATCTTGAGAAAGTCCATTCGATTTGAAGCTGGTCGGTACATCCCCACTTCGGTCGAAGATAGTTTTGTTGAATTTGAAATTCTGGGTGACGTTGACGAAACTCAGATGGAAGTCTTGATCGTTGCCGCACCGCGCGACGTTGTGGAATCACGCGTTAAGGTTTGCGAAGAACTCGGAATGGAAGTCCAGGTTGTGGACGTCAGCCCATTCTCTTCGTACCGTTCACTCATCGAAGCTGACTACAGCCGAGCTTGGGGCGACGAGACCTTCGCGCTGATCGATCTCGGCGCCGGTGGCAACAACGTTTCGATCATCAGCAAGAGCATCTTTGTGATGACTCGTACGATTTCACAAGGAAACGGTAGCGAATTCACAGAAGCGCTGAGGACGTTCTTTGACCTTTCTGAAGAAGACGCAGAAACCGGCAAGAGTCTTTTGAACGTCGCCGAACTGCTTGATTCGAAACCGACGGACAACCCGCCGCTTCGAGTTTTGCACCCACGACTAGAAGAGTTGGTCCGCGAAATTCGACGATCGATCAACTATTACGAATCGCAGCAAGTAGATGGCCAACAGCCGATGCCAGTGACCTCGATTGTGTTGACGGGTGGCGGTGCGAAACTGCAAGGAATCGATCGATATCTGAGCGAGAAGCTTGGTTTGCCAGTGACCAATTTGGGCATTTTCAGCTCACCACATTTTGCCAATTGCACGCCTCATGAATTTGGAGCGGGGCTCGACCTTAGCGTTGCAGGAGGGCTGGCCATCCGGCCGTTGATGCCTGCCGCATAA
- a CDS encoding ABC-F family ATP-binding cassette domain-containing protein, with protein MLLNVSKLSKHFGADIVLDEVSFRLDRKEKVALVGRNGTGKTTLLKIITGDYEPDGGSATLERGVTVGYLSQVSLPDSSRTVLQVATEARAHLVETQARINQLEAQMEQEVTTEDLDEYSLLLEHFNAQGGYSIENDLKVVLKKLGFLESEFDKPVSALSGGERTRLLLAKLLLEEPEILILDEPTNHLDIDAIEWLEGWIRGYGGAVLVVSHDRVFLNNVCQRVLELRHQKIESFPGPFDTYLNLQKEQDARTEVMAERQAAEMAKLDEFVRRFMNSQRTAQARGRLKMLERMEAQRIIPPSGERNLGATLKVKKRAGDLVFEAKKLTMAFETQKLFQDLNWLAQWGDRWGIIGANGSGKSTLMKLILGELEPISGTTRIGANVDLGWFRQDATFLDPELTPLQTINEILGLEHGPARNLLGQFLISGDDSLRPIKTLSGGERVKVALAVITGMSPNVLVLDEPTNHLDIASREALAEVLSTFNGTLVVISHDRWFLDQVTQKTLDIRPEGVVTFDGPVGEYRRWKSASSSQNVPSVAPAASHQPELPKLSPRDLSKEIGRLTKEISSQESLIEKLESELDQHEKVMSVPDPNADHYALSVKHAELSGKVNAALEHWTELSEQLESYKAQQGAGDPAQSR; from the coding sequence TTGCTGCTCAACGTTTCCAAACTCTCCAAACATTTCGGGGCCGATATCGTGCTCGACGAAGTCTCATTTCGGTTGGACCGGAAAGAAAAAGTCGCGCTTGTTGGTCGAAATGGAACGGGCAAGACAACGCTCCTAAAAATCATCACTGGGGATTACGAACCGGATGGCGGTTCCGCGACTTTAGAGCGTGGCGTTACGGTCGGCTATCTGTCGCAGGTGAGTCTTCCGGACAGTTCGCGGACCGTGCTACAGGTTGCCACTGAGGCGCGAGCGCACTTGGTCGAAACGCAAGCCCGCATCAACCAGCTTGAGGCTCAAATGGAACAAGAGGTCACAACCGAAGACCTCGATGAATATAGTCTGCTCCTCGAGCACTTCAACGCTCAAGGCGGCTACAGCATTGAGAACGATCTCAAGGTTGTCCTCAAAAAACTCGGCTTTCTCGAATCGGAGTTTGACAAGCCGGTCAGTGCTTTAAGCGGCGGAGAGCGAACCCGACTTCTCCTGGCAAAGCTCCTGCTCGAAGAGCCAGAAATTTTGATCCTCGACGAACCCACCAACCACCTCGATATCGATGCGATTGAGTGGCTAGAAGGCTGGATTCGAGGCTATGGTGGGGCGGTATTGGTCGTGAGCCACGACCGTGTATTCCTCAACAATGTTTGTCAGCGAGTGCTTGAGTTACGCCACCAGAAAATTGAGTCGTTTCCCGGCCCGTTCGATACCTATTTGAACCTGCAAAAAGAGCAAGACGCCCGGACAGAAGTGATGGCCGAGCGGCAGGCGGCAGAGATGGCCAAGCTCGATGAGTTTGTGCGCAGATTCATGAATAGCCAGCGCACCGCACAAGCGCGAGGGAGGCTCAAGATGCTTGAGCGAATGGAAGCGCAGCGGATCATCCCGCCTTCAGGCGAGCGAAATCTAGGTGCCACGCTGAAAGTTAAGAAGCGTGCCGGCGATCTTGTCTTCGAAGCCAAAAAGCTCACGATGGCTTTCGAGACTCAGAAGCTCTTTCAGGACTTGAATTGGCTGGCCCAATGGGGAGATCGATGGGGGATCATCGGCGCCAATGGGAGTGGTAAATCCACCTTGATGAAGCTGATTTTGGGAGAACTTGAACCAATTTCTGGCACAACTCGAATTGGGGCGAATGTCGATTTGGGCTGGTTTCGGCAGGACGCCACTTTCCTCGATCCAGAACTCACTCCGCTCCAAACAATCAACGAGATTCTTGGTCTCGAACATGGTCCAGCGCGCAACCTGTTAGGTCAATTCCTGATCTCCGGCGATGACTCTTTGCGCCCAATCAAGACTTTGAGCGGAGGCGAGAGAGTGAAAGTCGCCCTCGCCGTGATCACCGGCATGAGCCCAAATGTACTGGTGCTCGACGAACCCACAAACCACCTCGACATCGCCAGCCGTGAAGCACTCGCGGAGGTTCTGAGCACGTTCAACGGCACCTTAGTAGTCATCAGCCACGACCGGTGGTTCCTCGACCAGGTCACCCAAAAGACTCTAGACATTCGGCCAGAAGGAGTCGTTACGTTCGATGGTCCGGTGGGAGAATATCGACGGTGGAAGTCAGCTAGCAGCTCTCAGAACGTGCCTTCCGTCGCTCCGGCTGCTTCGCATCAACCCGAATTGCCGAAACTCAGTCCGCGCGATCTCAGCAAGGAGATCGGAAGACTCACCAAAGAAATCTCAAGTCAAGAATCCTTGATCGAGAAGCTGGAATCCGAACTCGATCAACATGAGAAAGTCATGTCGGTGCCCGATCCGAATGCGGACCACTACGCTCTCAGCGTGAAACACGCCGAGCTTTCTGGCAAGGTCAACGCCGCGCTCGAGCATTGGACCGAACTTAGCGAACAGCTCGAATCCTACAAAGCTCAACAAGGGGCTGGAGACCCTGCCCAATCAAGGTGA